From Arctopsyche grandis isolate Sample6627 chromosome 12, ASM5162203v2, whole genome shotgun sequence, one genomic window encodes:
- the RpL12 gene encoding ribosomal protein L12, with protein sequence MPPKFDPSEVKVVFLRCVGGEVGATSSLAPKIGPLGLSPKKVADDISKATGDWKGLKITVKLTIQNRQATISVAPSAASLIIKALKEPPRDRKKQKNIKHNGNLSFDEVVNIAKTIRARSMARELSGTVKEVLGTCQSVGCTIDSKNPHDLIDEINEGSLTVEE encoded by the exons ATGCCGCCCAAGTTCGATCCCAGCGAGGTGAAAGTCG tgttCCTCCGATGCGTCGGTGGTGAAGTTGGAGCTACATCCTCGTTGGCTCCTAAAATTGGTCCACTCGGTCTG tccCCTAAAAAGGTCGCCGATGACATTTCAAAGGCTACTGGCGATTGGAAGGGTTTGAAAATTACTGTGAAGCTTACCATTCAAAATAGGCAAGCCACTATTTCAGTAGCCCCTTCAGCCGCTTCCTTAATTATCAAAGCACTTAAGGAACCTCCACGTGACAGAAAGAAGCAGAAGAATA tcaaACACAATGGCAATCTGTCATTTGATGAAGTTGTTAACATTGCCAAGACAATTAGAGCCCGCTCGATGGCCAGAGAGCTTTCAGGAACAGTGAAGGAAGTTTTGGGAACCTGTCAGTCTGTAGGATGTACTATTGATAGTAAAAATCCACATGATTTGATAGACGAAATAAACGAAGGCAGTCTTACTGTTgaggaataa
- the TER94 gene encoding transitional endoplasmic reticulum ATPase TER94, whose product MAEGKGPDDLSTAILRRKDRPNRLIVEEATNDDNSVVALSQAKMDELQLFRGDTVLLKGKRRKETVCIVLSDDTCPDEKIRMNRAVRNNLRVRLSDVVAVAPCPDVKYGKRIHVLPIDDSVEGLTGNLFDVYLKPYFLEAYRPIHKDDMFIVRGGMRAIEFKVVETDPVPYCIVAPETIIHCEGDPIKREEEEEALNAVGYDDIGGCRKQLAQIKEMVELPLRHPSLFKAIGVKPPRGILLYGPPGTGKTLIARAVANETGAFFFLINGPEIMSKLAGESESNLRKAFEEADRKSPAIIFIDEIDAIAPKREKTHGEVERRIVSQLLTLMDGMKKSSHVIVMAATNRPNSIDGALRRFGRFDREIDIGIPDAIGRLEILRIHTKNMKLAEDVDLEQIAAESHGHVGADLASLCSEAALQQIREKMDLIDLEDDQIDAEVLNSLAVSMDNFRYAMTKSSPSALRETVVEVPNVTWTDIGGLANVKKELQELVQYPVEHPDKFLKFGMQPSRGVLFYGPPGCGKTLLAKAIANECQANFISVKGPELLTMWFGESEANVRDIFDKARSASPCVLFFDELDSIAKSRGGSVGDAGGAADRVINQILTEMDGMGAKKNVFIIGATNRPDIIDPAILRPGRLDQLIYIPLPDEKSREAIFRANLRKSPVSKDVDLTYIAKVTQGFSGADLTEICQRACKLAIRQSIETEIAREVQRQQATATTAMDLDEEDPVPEITKAHFEEAMKFARRSVSDNDIRKYEMFAQTLQQSRGFGTNFRFPAGQTAPGGTAATEGDAPQFQEDDDGDDDLYS is encoded by the exons ATGGCCGAGGGAAAAGG TCCTGATGATTTGTCAACTGCAATTCTCCGTAGAAAGGATCGTCCAAATCGCCTCATTGTCGAAGAGGCCACCAACGATGACAACTCCGTTGTTGCCCTATCGCag gccAAAATGGACGAGCTTCAATTGTTCAGAGGCGATACTGTGCTTCTTAAAGGAAAACGACGCAAAGAGACCGTGTGCATTGTGTTATCCGATGACACTTGCCCAGATGAGAAAATTCGGATGAACAGAGCTGTCCGAAACAATTTACGTGTGAGACTCAGCGATGTAGTCGCTGTTGCGCCGTGTCCCGATGTCAAATATGGAAAGCGTATTCACGTCTTGCCCATTGATGATTCAGTCGAAGGTTTAACTGG AAACTTGTTTGATGTGTATCTTAAGCCATACTTCTTGGAGGCTTACCGTCCGATTCACAAGGACGATATGTTCATCGTCCGTGGGGGCATGCGTGCCATTGAATTTAAAGTGGTAGAGACAGACCCAGTGCCTTATTGTATTGTGGCTCCTGAAACAATAATTCATTGCGAGGGGGATCCCATCAAGCGAGAG GAAGAAGAAGAGGCTTTAAATGCTGTTGGCTATGATGACATCGGCGGTTGTCGTAAGCAGCTTGCTCAAATTAAAGAAATGGTTGAACTGCCTTTGCGTCATCCATCTCTGTTTAAAGCTATCGGTGTTAAGCCACCACGTGGTATTCTACTTTATGGTCCACCTGGAACTGGCAAGACTTTGATCGCTCGAGCTGTTGCTAACGAaacag GTGCATTTTTCTTTCTTATCAATGGTCCCGAGATCATGTCTAAGCTTGCTGGTGAATCAGAGTCTAATCTTCGTAAGGCTTTTGAAGAGGCTGACAGAAAGTCGCCTGCAATTATATTCATTGATGAAATCGATGCAATCGCCCCAAAACGCGAAAAGACACATGGAGAGGTTGAACGCCGTATTGTCAGTCAACTGTTGACTCTTATGGATG GAATGAAGAAGTCATCCCACGTAATTGTCATGGCAGCAACAAATCGTCCAAATTCTATTGACGGTGCTCTGCGTCGTTTTGGACGTTTCGATCGTGAAATAGATATTGGTATTCCTGATGCTATTGGACGTCTGGAAATTTTACGCATTCATACTAAAAACATGAAGCTTGCAGAAGATGTTGATTTGGAACAG ATTGCTGCAGAATCCCATGGTCATGTGGGTGCCGATTTGGCTTCACTCTGCTCTGAAGCTGCTTTACAACAGATTAGAGAAAAGATGGATCTCATTGATCTGGAAGATGATCAAATCGATGCCGAAGTATTGAATTCATTGGCTGTGTCTATGGACAATTTCAGA taCGCTATGACTAAATCGTCACCGTCAGCTCTACGTGAAACAGTAGTAGAAGTGCCTAACGTAACATGGACTGATATTGGTGGATTGGCGAATGTGAAGAAGGAACTTCAAGAGCTGGTGCAGTATCCAGTTGAACATCCAGATAAATTTCTTAAGTTTGGTATGCAGCCTTCTCGTGGAGTCTTATTCTATGGTCCACCGGGTTGCG GTAAAACGCTGTTAGCCAAAGCTATTGCTAATGAATGTCAAGCCAATTTCATTTCTGTAAAAGGCCCAGAGCTTCTTACTATGTGGTTTGGTGAATCTGAAGCCAATGTCAGAGATATTTTTGATAAG GCGCGTTCGGCATCACCATGCGTTCTATTCTTTGATGAATTGGACTCAATAGCTAAATCACGTGGTGGATCAGTTGGTGATGCTGGTGGTGCAGCTGACCGAGTAATTAATCAAATTCTAACCGAAATGGATGGTATGGGAGCAAAGAAAAATGTGTTCATCATTG gtGCCACAAATCGACCTGACATTATTGATCCTGCAATTCTCCGACCAGGACGTTTAGATCAACTTATTTACATTCCATTACCTGATGAAAAATCACGTGAAGCTATTTTTAGAGCAAATCTGCGTAAATCCCCCGTTTCTAAAGATGTAGATCTTACGTACATTGCGAAA GTTACTCAAGGTTTCAGCGGTGCTGATTTAACTGAAATTTGTCAGAGAGCATGTAAATTGGCCATTCGACAATCTATTGAAACAGAAATAGCTAGAGAAGTACAACGTCAACAAGCAACAGCCACAACTGCAATGGAT ttgGACGAAGAAGATCCTGTTCCAGAAATTACCAAAGCTCATTTTGAAGAGGCTATGAAATTCGCACGCAGATCGGTATCCGATAATGATATCAGAAAATATGAAATGTTTGCACAGACCCTACAGCAATCTAGAGGATTTGGAACTAATTTCAG ATTCCCAGCAGGACAAACAGCACCAGGCGGAACGGCTGCCACTGAAGGTGATGCACCACAGTTCCAGGAAGATGACGATGGTGATGATGACCTTTATAGCTAA